One Hordeum vulgare subsp. vulgare chromosome 4H, MorexV3_pseudomolecules_assembly, whole genome shotgun sequence DNA window includes the following coding sequences:
- the LOC123450270 gene encoding uncharacterized protein LOC123450270 encodes MAALHDRIATIVGGDQAKIARLREILSWFDNDWEVSVSMKEMVGYLRDSERDEIHSRDGVPRESVKSIEYLLTAMEQTDSEERRVRCRWWVYRSRIEHLEDDPTITCAVPFVRVLFQVVPPKWTRIIRNKRPFPRATTLAHHSPRFPRRSLRLNGGGGVQV; translated from the exons ATGGCGGCGCTGCACGACAGAATCGCGACCATCGTCGGCGGCGACCAGGCGAAGATAGCCAGGTTGAGAGAGATTCTTTCCTGGTTTGACAACGACTGGGAGGTGTCGGTGTCGATGAAGGAAATGGTCGG GTATCTTAGAGATAGCGAGAGGGATGAGATCCATTCCCGAGATGGAGTCCCGCGGGAGTCCGTCAAGTCCATCGAGTATCTCCTCACGGCGATGGAGCAGACGGACTCGGAGGAGCGGAGGGTCAGGTGCAGGTGGTGGGTATACAGATCCAGGATCGAGCATCTAGAGGATGATCCCACGATCACATGTGCGGTGCCATTCGTGAGGGTGTTGTTCCAGGTGGTGCCACCGAAGTGGACGCGCATCATACGCAACAAGAGGCCATTCCCGCGCGCGACGACGCTTGCCCACCATTCTCCACGGTTCCCTCGACGATCTCTTCGTCTCAATGGTGGCGGTGGCGTTCAGG TTTAG